A genomic region of Zalophus californianus isolate mZalCal1 chromosome 1, mZalCal1.pri.v2, whole genome shotgun sequence contains the following coding sequences:
- the LOC118357264 gene encoding alanine and glycine-rich protein-like: MYFSFNTDQREAAEGSRVSRLKRRGDGKEGGRGRGWLGDATGNAAAPAAAGSGGLTAGARRTGGRQSRESVRGGRWRRLLFSLRQEQLQAAAGSSGHGGGCGGGSSLQTPGSGSSTAPHTPGTWEPGNRFRPLGPPPPSAAPARPPSRPSPLLGARSGSVRALPPARSPVSGCGAGSSSLPSFLPLSLGPGGGGGGGGGSTSLHSPGSGAALCEERRLRSRLALPHSPSPLLLVLRLLPPPPSLTPPSAPPPA, translated from the exons ATGTATTTCTCCTTCAACACAGATCA AAGGGAAGCGGCGGAAGGATCACGAGTCTCACGCTTGAAAAgaaggggggatgggaaggagggagggagagggagggggtggctcgGAGATGCGACGGGAAACGCTGCGGCTCCGGCAGCGGCGGGATCCGGCGGGCTGACGGCGGGGGCCCGGCGAACTGGAGGGAGACAGAGTCGCGAGTCAGTCAGAGGCGGGCGGTGGCGGCGGCTCCTCTTCTCATTGCGCCAGGAGCAGCTGCAGGCGGCGGCTGGATCCAGCGGCCATGGCGGCGGCTGTGGCGGAGGCAGCTCCCTTCAGACCCCAGGCAGCGGATCCTCGACTGCTCCCCATACGCCGGGGACATGGGAACCCGGCAACCGCTTCCGTCCCttggggccccctcccccgtccgCGGCACCAGCGCGGCCGCCCTCCCGCCCCTCGCCTCTGCTCGGTGCCCGCTCAGGAAGTGTCCGCGCTTTGCCCCCAGCCCGGAGCCCTGTCAGCGGCTGCGGGGCCGGCTCCTCctcgcttccttccttccttcctttgtcactcggcccgggcggcggcggcggtggtggcGGCGGCAGCACAAGCCTGCATTCGCCCGGGTCGGGGGCTGCTCTGTGTGAGGAGCGCCGTCTGCGCAGCCGCCTagctcttccccactccccctcccccctcctacTCGTCCTccgcctccttcctcccccacccagcctTACACCGCCCAGCGCCCCGCCACCCGCGTAA